CAACGAACCCGCATGCGTTGCCAGGCCAGTGGGAGTCTGTGCCGGGCTGCTAGCCTTCCAATCGAACGGAGTCGTAGCTGCTGGCTGGTACATGACCAGCCAGTACTTCGTACTCGCCGCCAGAGCCACGTTTCCTGTAAACGTGTAATTCTGGATCCCCGTCCCGAAAGCTCCTGGGTTCGTAAACGTATGGAACGCTCCGCTGGGAAGGTTCGAACCGGTGTCCCCGTGAAGTTCGAGAACCGGCGCAGCGTTCGGATTCGCGTTGAGCCTCGTAATCACCGATGTGATGGTATAAGGCAAGCCCGCCGGGGTCGTGAACGCCATCGCCTTCCGTCGCAAGTTGTTGATCGCTGCGCTCTGAGAGCCATCGTTCCCCGGCATGTTGGAAATCAGCACGTCCGCAAAGACGCTACCGGCCACCAAGCCGATCAGCCCCACGCCTACCAAGCGAACCATCGAAGATCTGTAATTGGAGCCCATTTAGCCCCACCTCCTATCTCTCAATTCCCGGCAGCATTGCCTGACCGGGTACTGAGGTCATTGTACGGCATCCTCAGCGCAACAGCCCGCAAAACCCGTAATTATGCGTGGACCCTGAAGAGAATGATCGATGCGGAGATTGCCTCGCGGCTCGATCGTTGGGGGTGTTTTCCTGATAGGAATGTCCGTTTCCTGACATCGGTCATACGCCCGGCGGGAAATGTTGCTGACAATATACGAAATGACGCACTTTATCGTGCCTCGCCTTGCGCTCGATATCCGACGAGGGGCGGGCGAGTGATCTTGCAGGATGAACGGAAGCTGCCGGTTCGATCTCCGCTGATCACGGTCGGGGGCGTCAAGGTCAAGCTGGAGTGCGTTCAACCCACCGGCAGCATCAAGGACCGAATTGCAACCTACATTCTCGACGAGAGCGAGCGACTCGGGCTCCTCAGAAAGGGGATGCGGATCGTGGAGGCCACAAGCGGCAATACCGGGATCGCACTGGCTTACCACGGCACACGCAAGGGCTACCCCGTCACGATCGTCATGCCCGAGCACATGACCGACGAGCGGAAGGCGACGATCCTCTCCTTGGGCGCGGAGCTCGTGCTGTGCTCCAAAGAAGGGGGGTTCCTCGAGGCCGCCGCCATACGGGACGAGATGGCAAGCACCCTGCCCGGTATCTTTAATCCCGACCAGTTCGCCAACCCGCTTAACGCGGAGGCGCATCGGATCGGCACGGGCGCGGAGCTGATCGAGCAAGCGGGCCACCCGTTCGACGCCTTTGTCGCAGGGGTCGGAACAGGGGGCACCCTCATCGGCGTCGCACAGGCCCTCCGAGAGCAAAACCCCAACACCCGAATCGTCGCGGTCGAACCCGCGGAAGCAGCCGTCATGTCGGGAGGTCCCAACGGACCGCATGGCATTTACGGGATCGGTGACGGCTTTCTGCCTGATCTTGCTTCGGATGGCAAGGGAGGACTTCATCCTCTGATCGATGAGGTGCAAGTCGTGAGCACCGCCGAAGCGAGTGAAGCCGCTCAACACCTCGCTTCGACCTTTGGAATCTGCGTGGGGATTTCGTCGGGAGCGAACTTCGTTGCCGCCCAAAGGCTCAGGGAGCGGTTTGAGAACGTTGCGACGGTGTTCGCTGACGGCGCATCCAAGTATACGAGTTGCGGCCTCAAGGAGTCTGCCCTCGCCGCCTGCCCCTAT
The genomic region above belongs to Candidatus Nitrosymbiomonas proteolyticus and contains:
- a CDS encoding cysteine synthase A; its protein translation is MILQDERKLPVRSPLITVGGVKVKLECVQPTGSIKDRIATYILDESERLGLLRKGMRIVEATSGNTGIALAYHGTRKGYPVTIVMPEHMTDERKATILSLGAELVLCSKEGGFLEAAAIRDEMASTLPGIFNPDQFANPLNAEAHRIGTGAELIEQAGHPFDAFVAGVGTGGTLIGVAQALREQNPNTRIVAVEPAEAAVMSGGPNGPHGIYGIGDGFLPDLASDGKGGLHPLIDEVQVVSTAEASEAAQHLASTFGICVGISSGANFVAAQRLRERFENVATVFADGASKYTSCGLKESALAACPYSDDCKQSVLFQINDW